The Paenibacillus sp. FSL R7-0345 DNA segment ACGGCATGATCCGCATCGACATGTCGGAGTACATGGAGAAGCACAGCGTCTCCCGCCTCGTCGGTGCGCCTCCGGGCTACATCGGCTATGAGGAAGGCGGCCAGCTCACCGAGGCGGTCCGCCGCCAGCCGTATACAGTCGTCCTGCTGGACGAGGTCGAAAAGGCCCATCCGGATGTGTTCAATATCCTGCTGCAGCTGCTTGATGACGGGCGGCTGACCGACTCGCAGGGCCGGATCGTCGATTTCAAGAACACGATCGTTATCATGACCTCGAACATCGGCTCACCGCATCTGATCCAGGGAACCGATGACAACGGTGATCTGACCCAGGCGGTCAAGGACCGTGTAATGAAGGAGCTGAGCGGCCATTTCCGTCCGGAGTTCCTCAACCGCGTGGACGACATCGTCATGTTCAAGCCGCTGACGATGACGGAAATCGGCCAGATTGTCGTCAAGCTGGCCGACGGTCTGCGGCTGCGCCTGGCTGAGCGCGGCGTCGGGCTGCTGCTGAGCGATGCCGCCGTACGATTCATCGCGCAGGAAGGCTTTGACCCGGTCTACGGGGCGAGACCGCTCAAGCGGTTCATCCAGCGCAGTCTGGAGACGCCGGTCGCGCGGGCGCTGATCGCCGGGGAAGCGGCAGAGGGATCGGTGCTGGCTGTCGATGAAACAGACGGCAAGCTGAGTGTGGAGATCCGCCAGCCGGAGCCTGCTGGTGCTGCGGGCAAGGCGTGAGCGGGCAGTATGTGGCTGGCCTGTTTGATCGCGGTGAATATGTGCGGCTGCCCGGCTGGTGAAAGCAGCGGATGTGTGCGGCTACCCTACTAGTGATAGTTGCAGATATGTGAGCTGTCTGGCCGGAGAAAGTGCCGGATGTGTGAGCTGCCCGGCTGGTTTTCGTAGCGAATATACACGATAGCCCGACTGGAGAGCCGCCTCAGGCTGCGGGCCGGGAGCTGGATTAGCGGGATTTTCGCGGCATGGGCTTACTGCCCTGTTTACCGCTGGCGGATAGTTGGGCACTTGGACAAACGGAGGTAGTCAGCATTTCAGCAGTCTCCATATGGAATAGCTGCACTTTGTACAACTAAACAGGCTGGAACCCCGGCTCTTTCAGATATAACTGCACTTCGTGCAGCTATTCCTGGAGTTTTCAGCCCAAAAAGCCCGTTTGCGGATTTTTAATTGCACAAACTGCAATTAAAGGACGCTGCGGGCTTGTTTTGGTTAGGAATAGTTGCACAGAGTACAGTTAATCTGCAGATTAGGATGATCGGCCAGCCGAATTAAGCGATACGTGGCTGACCGCGCCAGTCTCTATAGGGCAAAGTTAGTTTATAAAGCGGCGGATTAGCCTTTGGGGTTTTTTCAGCGCCTCCACCGAGCACCAGCTCACATAGAGCCAAGATCAGTCCAACGTTACTCCACCCAAGGAATCAGCTTAGGCTGCTGATCGAGAATGGACTGATACTGTTCCTTCCAGCCGTACTGTCCATCGGGGTCCAGCAGCATGTAGCGCAGGTATTTATCAAGCCGGTATTCCGGCCTGGACCAGCCCAGATGCTTGAGCCGCAGGTTGCTGAGCTGATGGGGCAGCTCAAAAATATTCTCCGGCAGCCGGCCGCAATGCTGCGGTGAGGTATTCCATACGTAGGTGAACTCCTCGCGGTAACGCAGCAGAAACGGCCGGTAGCTCTGGTGGGACCGCCAATAGTGATCCTCACGGTAATGATTATCGTCCCAGAAATCATACAGCCGGAAGCAGAACAGGTCGCAGGCCTCCTCCTGCAGCAGCAGTTCGATGTCTGTGGCAAACCGCGCCTCAAAAACCTCATCGGCATCGAGGCTTAAAATCCAATCGGGGTTGGTTTTAACGACTTCCTCCCACTGCTGCATCCGCAGATCGGCTTCATTATGGAACCTGGAGACATCATTACGCACCAGATGCAGCGGAATGCCGTGCAGCACCTCACGGCAAATATCCGCCGTGTTGTCGGTGCTGCCGTCATCGATAATGACGGCCTCGTCAATATATTTGCGGTGCTCCTGCAAAACCTGCCGCAGGAAGCGCTGGCTCTCGTTTTTGACAACCATCGTCAGCGTGAGCTTGGGCCGCCGGGCTGCCGCCGTCCCCTCCGGGCGGCTGTCAGCCGGGAGAACCTTGCGCAGGTGTACTTCCGCCTCTGCAGCAGTCCATACCCCGTCAGCCGATCCAACTCCGCCATCCGCCTTGTCCCCGCCACCGTCTGCCGCACCAGCTCCATCATCCGCCTTCTCCCCGCCGCCGTCCGCCGCACCAGCTCCGCTATCCGCCTTGCCCCCGCCTAACGTATCACCGCCGTGGGCTGCACCAGCTCCGCCCTTAGCCGCTTCACGCCCTGCATCTTCCATGCTGTCGCTACCTACAGCCGTCTCACGTCCCGCTTCTTCCACACTGGCCCCGCCCGCCCCAGACTCTGCAGTCGTCTGCCGGACATAAGCCGCGACCTTCGCCAGGTCGCTGTCGCGGTACAGATGCAGCGCCGGGTAGTGGGTGTCCACATACAGCGGGATGCCGAGGGCGGCGGCGCGGATGCAGAAATGGCGGTCCTCGCCCCAGTAGGAGATGTTGCGGATCATATCATAGCTGACCCCGGAGCTGATCGCCCGGCGGCTGATCAGGGTACAGGCGCCAAGGCCGCCGACCTCATAGATTCCCGGCAGCTGCAGCTTGGCCAAAAAGCTGTGAAACCGCTGGTTGATCTCCGCCTGGCTGGGCTTTTCCCCGGGCAGGATCTCCCACTGGTTGTATTCATCATGCATCCAGACCTGCGGCTGCAGAATGGTCCCCGGCTGCCACTGGGTCCAAAAGACCTCTGAGATGATATCCTTTCCCGTCCCGATCAGATGCAGCAGGGTATCCGGGTGGAGGATCAGATCGGAATCGATCAGGAACAGATGATCATAGCCGAAGGCTTCTGCCCGCCGGATCATCAGATTTTTGAACCCGGCTACCTTCCAGACCAGATCAGAGTTCCAGTAATGCGTGGTGTCATTGCGGATATAGGCATCATGAAAGCCGGAGGACTGCAGAAACACCTCACTGCCGGCCGGGGCGAACTGCTGCAATAGCAGGCTGGAGGCGCTGTCCCCGTTGTCATCGATAAAATAAAAATCGAGTGTAATCCCGTCACGCCGCAGGCGCAGCAGCGAGCTCAGGAAATGCTCCAGCACTTGGGGCTTTTGATGAATCGGGCTGCCGATCAGCACCCGGATCTTCGTCTCACTCATAACCTGACACTCCTGTGCAGGGTCATCATAATCGAACATCCCCCTGTATATGCAAATAGATGATATGAAATATATGTATTCAATATATTGAGAGAAGTACTAGACTAAACCAGATTTTTTACAGATGTAAGGAAATTTATGGATTGGTGCTTTGTGAAGGGCTGTTGTACAATACCGCATAGACAGATACAAACCTTGCATATGAAGTGGGAGGAGTGGGGAAATGGAGCAGTCATCACCCCTGAAGGTGGAGCAGCTGATCAAGCTGCTGCTGGCGATGAATCCGCGTGCCGAGGTGTACTGGCATGATGCCGACGGGCAGTACAGGGCGCTTTTGGATGAGGACATAGAAGAGATTTACGCACCGGAGAAGGCAGCCAAGACGATCGTTCAGTTCGGCAGCCCCCGCCAGCCCCGGCAAGTGGAGGATACCCTATGAAGCGGGCGGCAATTACCCTGGAAAAGGGGCAGGTTATCGGGCTGGAGCTTTATGAGCAGGATGCACCCGGGACAGTGGCCAATTTTGAAAAGCTGGCGAACAGCGGTTTTTATAACGGTCTGACCTTTCAGCGGGTAGTCCGGGGATTCGTAGCTCAGGGCGGATGCCCGGATGGTACGGGACGCGGCGGTACAGAGAAGATTCCCTGCGAAACACACAACAATCCGCATAAGCATGTGCGCGGGGCGCTGTCGATGGCGCATTTCGGGCCGAATACAGGCAGCTGCCAGTTTTTTATCTGCTATGATGCCTTTGATTATCTGGACCCGTGGCATACGGTATTTGGCGGTGTGACCGATGGCATGGAGCATGTGGACATGCTCAGGCGCGGGGACGTTATAAGGGAGATCCGCGTATGGGAGAGTGCCTGAAGTCAGCATGCCGTGGGCTTTTGATTTAATTTACATTTATGAAAAAATCAATCATTGTAATTCCGAGTATTCCGATATATAATTCAGAAACAGAAAGTGATATTGCTCACAACATGGAGGAGAGAGAGACATGAAAAGAGGGTTATCTGGAATTGCCGTTTTAATGCTGTTAACATTTTTGATTAGTGCATGCTCCGGCGGAAACAACGCGGCATCGAACAATACAAGCGAGACACTGGCGGCTACTGAAGCAGCTGCCAGCACAGAGCCGAAGGACGGCGGCAGCCTGATTATCGGGGTCGCTTCCGATCCGCAGGTACTTAACCCGAACTACGCAGGTGACCGTGTCAGCCTGACTATTGACCAGGCGCTTTACGCGCCGCTGTTCCAGGTGAACAAAGGCGAGAAAACCTTTTACCTGGCAGAAAGCCTGACCCCTTCGGAAGACAACCTGACTTACACACTGAAGCTGAAGGATGGTCTGACCTGGCATGACGGTGAGAAGCTGACTGCTGATGACGTGGTATTCACGATCGACAGCATTCTGGACGAGAAGCAGAACAGCTTCCTGCGCGCCAACTTCCTGATTAACGACCAGCCGATCACAGCTACCAAGGTCGACGATCTGACTGTTGAGTTCAAGCTTCCGCAGGTTAGCCCGGCGTTCGAAGCCACACTGGTTCAGGTATCCCCGATTCCGAAGCATGTCTTCGAGAACGAAGCCGACATTGAGAAGAGCACCAAGAATGCTGCTCCTGTAGGCTCCGGTCCGTTCAAGTTTAAAGAGTACAAAGCAGGCGAGTACCTGACCCTGGAGCGTTTTGATAACTACTTCGGCGGCAAACCGCATCTGGATTCCGTTACGTACCGTATTGCCAAGGATGCCAACGCGGCTAACCTGGCCCTGCAGAACGGCGAAATCAACGTGCAGTACCTTGATCCTAAAGATGTAGCTACGATTCAAGCGACTAACAATTTCGAAATTCTGCCTTACAGCGAAGGACGTCTGGCTTATCTGATGTTCAATTCGAACAGCGATACCGGCGCCCTTGCCAAAAAAGAAGTCCGTCAGGCACTGTCCCTTGCCCTGAACCGCGACGAGCTGATCCAGACGGCTTACACTTCAAGTGAATATGCGGATCCGGCCCACTCGTTCCTGACCCCGGATGCCCTGTATTTCACAAATGATGTAACAACCTTTGATAATGACACTGCAAAAGCGAAGGAACTCCTGGCAGCTGCCGGCGAAAGCAGCCTGAAGCTGAGATACATTGTACAGAGCGGCAACAAGGCCCAGGAAGCTATCTCCCTGTATGTTCAGCAGAAGCTGAAGGAAATCGGCGTTGAGGTTGAACTGCAGAACATGGATTCCTCCGCATGGGTACAGAAGTTCATCGACCTGACAGCTACTGACTATGAGCTGGCGCTGACCGGCTACATTATGGGTTATGACCCGGATGCTTACCGCATTCTGTTCACTACCGGCGCTTCTTCCAACTACTCGCATTACTCTAATGCTGAAGTTGATAAGCTGTTGAACGAAGGTGCTGGCGAGGCGGACACAACCAAACGCGGCGAAATCTACAAGCAGGTTCAGGAAACCATTGCTGCAGATGCACCGATCTATCCGATCGCTTATACTAAGACTGTTGTGGCTGTATCCAAAAACTACGGCGGCATCGACGAAGCTGTCCTGAAGCCGGTTGTTATTTTCGAAGACCTGTCCAAAATCTATCAAAAATAAGTTCAGTCCAAAATAAGCACGGCGAAAATAAGCTGGACCTCCTCCAGCTTATTTTTTTGCCGATCATGAGCTGGGAGAATTACGTATGAGACAACTCATCGTCCGCAGGCTGGCGCAGACCATTCCGATGCTGTTTTTCGTATCGGTTGTCTGCTTTGCCATGATTAAGCTGGCGCCGGGAGATCCGGTGCTGTCCTTTGTTACACCTAATATGCATGCCGATGACATCGAGCGGATCCGCCATAACCTGGGTTTGGACAAACCGGCCTATATTCAATATTTTATCTGGTTAGGCGAGCTCGTTCAGGGCAATTTCGGCTATTCCCTGGTTAACCACCAGCCGGTGCTGGATCAGATTCTGGAGCGCCTGCCTGCTACAGCAGGCCTGATGGGCAGCGCAATCGCGCTTGCCGTGCTGCTGGCGGTTCCGCTCGGCCTGATTGCCGGAGCAAACCGCAACCGCTGGGTGGATAAGCTGGTCAATCTGATCGCTTACATCGGGATTTCCGTTCCGCTGTTCTGGCTGGCGATTCTGCTGATGTACCTGTTTGCGATCAAGCTGCATCTGCTGCCGAGCATGGGCATGCGTACCATTGGCGTGGAGTCCGCTGTTGACGTGCTGAAGCACGGCATACTGCCCTGCACTGTCCTGGCCTTCGGCTTCCTTGCAACCTATGTCCGCTATATCCGGTCCAGCACAATCGGCCAGCTGAAGGAAGAATATGTGCAGATTCAATATGCCTTCGGATCAAAGAAATCAACGATCCTGTTCCGGCATGTCCTGAAGCATGTTCTGCTGCCGGTGATTACACTGCTCGGTATGTCTATGGGCGACCTGGTAGCCGGAGCGATTGTGACGGAGACGGTCTTTTCCTGGCCGGGTATCGGCTCACTGGGAATGACGGCTGTCCGGGGGATGGATTATCCGGTCATTATGGGCATTACACTGTTCTCATCGCTGATGCTGATCATCGGCAATATGGCCGCGGATATTCTCTACAGCTTTGTAGATCCGCGCATCAAATTAAAGGGGTGACCTCATGAATCGCAGTAAATGGAAAAACTTGCAGTCCGAGCTGTTTACAAACGGTCTGGGTGTCGCCGCGCTCGTTATCTTGGTAGTCTTTACACTGGGGGCGATTTTTGCCTTTCTGTCCGGGTATGATCCGAATGCAATGGACGCAATGAACAGACTTACACCGCCGGGCAGCACCCACTGGTTCGGAACGGATGACTATGGCCGCGATTATCTGGCGCGTGCGCTTTACGGCGGGCGTGTCTCCCTGCTCGTCGGCTTTGCTTCTATGATTGTCGCCACCGTAATTGGTGTAGCCGTAGGGGTCATCAGCGGCTATTTTGGCGGCTGGCTGGATAATCTGCTCATGCGGATGCTGGATATTATCATGTCAATTCCTTCCTTTCTGATTCTGCTGCTGCTAAGTGTGTTCCTTAAGCCTAGCGTCGGCAATATCATCATTATTATTGCCCTGCTGATGTGGATGAGCGTGGCCCGGGTCATCCGGGCGGAGACGCTGACGATCAAGGAACGTGAATATGTGCTGTACGCCAAGGCCTCCGGCCAGAGCGCTTCGGGTATCATTTGGCGGCATATTCTGCCGGGCCTGATTCCGGTAACGATTGTCGGGGCAACGAACAACATCGCTTCAGCCATTATGATGGAATCCTCACTGAGCTTCCTCGGCTTCGGTGTGCAGCCGCCGAACGCCACCTGGGGCAGTATGCTGAACAGCGCGCAGGGCTATATTGCCCAGGCGCCTTATCTGGCGCTGTTCCCGGGGCTGATGATTCTGCTGACAGTGCTGAGCTTTAATGTGCTGGGCGATATTTTACGGGTCGGCTTTGAACCTAAGCTGATCCGGAGATAGGGGAGTGAAGACATCATGAGTGAGCGGCTGCTCTCTGTTGAGGATTTGCAGGTTTCGTTCTCCACCCGTGACGGGGAGAACCAGGCTGTGCGGGGTGTGAGCTTCCATATTAATGCCGGCGAAACTGTCGGGATTGTCGGGGAATCCGGCAGCGGGAAGAGTGTTACAGCCAAAGCGATCATGTCGCTGATTACCCCGCCGGGCCGGATTACCTCCGGCAGGATTCAGTTTCAGGGCAAGGAGCTGACGGGTCTTTCCGAGAAGGAATGGCGGAAGCTGCGCGGCAACCGGATTGCGATGGTCTTTCAGGACCCGATGACCTCGCTGAATCCGGTCAAGAAAATCGGCCAGCAATTAACGGAAGTCATCCGCAGACACCGCGGATTAAATAAAGCGGACGCCAACAAGGAAGCGGCTGAAATGCTGCGGCAGGTAGGCATCCGTGACCCTGAGCAGCGGCTGAACCAGTATCCGCATGAATTCAGCGGCGGGATGCGCCAGCGGGTTATGATCGCAATGGCGCTTTCCTGCCAGCCGGAGCTATTGATCGCTGACGAGCCGACCACGGCGCTGGACGCGACCATTCAGGCGCAGATCCTCGATTTGTTCAAGGAGCTGAAGGGTAAGTCGGATACTGCAGTCGCGCTGATCACCCACGATCTCGGTGTGGTCGCACAGGTCTGCACCCGGGTTGTCGTCATGTACGGCGGACTGGTCATGGAGGAGGGGACGGTCGAAGACATCTTCTACCGCCCGCAGCACCCGTACACACAAGGGCTGCTGCGCTCGATTCCGAAGCGCGGCGGCGGCTCGCGCGAGCGGCTGATCCCGATCGAGGGCACACCGCCCGATCTGCTGAATCCGCCTCCGGGCTGCCCGTTTATGGAGCGTTGCCCGCATGCCTTTGAGCGCTGCAGCCAGCGCCCGCCGGTGACCGGGCTGTCGCCCGGACACCGCTCGATGTGCTGGCTGGCGGCTGGCGTGCAGCCGGCAGCGCCGGCTGTGGAAGGGGGCGTTACACGGTGAGCGAAAGTAAGATATTAGTTGACGTAAATAATCTCAAAAAGCATTTCTCCAAGGGCAAAGACCTGCGCGGACGCGATACATCTGTGCTGAAGGCTGTGGACGGCGTAAGCTTCCAGATCCGCCGCGGAGAGACCTTCGGGCTGGTCGGCGAGTCGGGCAGCGGCAAGTCAACGGTCGGGCGCTGCCTGCTGCGGCTGTACGATTATACGAGCGGTGAAGTATCCTTTGACGGGCAGCCGCTCGGACGCCTGGGCGAGAAGCAGCTGAAGCCTTTCCGCAGACGGATTCAGTCGATTTTCCAAGACCCTTACTCTTCGCTGAATCCCAGTCTGAATGTGCTGGATCTGATCAGCGAGCCGATGAAGATCCATGGCGTATACCAGGGAGACGAGCGTAAGGAAGCGGTAGCCGCGCTGCTGGAAAAGGTGGGCCTGAAGCGGGAGCATCTGTACCGCTATCCCCATGAGTTCAGCGGCGGGCAGCGCCAGCGGATTTCCATTGCCAGAGCGCTGTCGGTAAGGCCCGAGTTCGTCGTCTGTGATGAGCCGATCTCGGCGCTTGACGTCTCCGTTCAGGCCCAGGTGGTCAACATGCTGGAGGATCTGCAGGCCGAGTTCGGGCTGACCTATCTGTTCATCGCCCATGACCTGTCGATGGTCCGGCATATTTCCGACCGGATCGGCGTTATGTACGGCGGGCGGCTGGTTGAGGTAGCGGAGAGCGATGAGCTGTATGACAACCCGCTCCACCCGTACACTAAAGCGCTGCTGTCCTCCATTCTGGAGACAGATCCGCTGAAGGCAACAGAGCGGATTCATCTGGACGGCTTCTCTGTCTCACGGGGCGAGGGCGAAGCAGCACCGCTGCAGGAAGTAAGCCCGGGCCATTTTGTAGCTTACGATTTCAAGGAATAAACAGGAGGTAATGAGATGACGGAATCAGTGAATAAAGTCAAATTATCGCAATGGGATGCCTTGCTGCTTGAATCGTTGCGCGGACAGGGCTGGACGGATGAGCAGCTGCTCGGGATCACATCCGCAGCAGAGCTGCCGGAGGATAACAGCCCGTTTGAATTCGATTATAAGCAGCTGGCTGCTTTTGCGGCAGAGAAGCCTGAGGAGTACCGGAAGGCAGTAACTGAAGGTTATCAGATCAAATACAACACCATCCGCGGCATCCGCA contains these protein-coding regions:
- a CDS encoding glycosyltransferase translates to MSETKIRVLIGSPIHQKPQVLEHFLSSLLRLRRDGITLDFYFIDDNGDSASSLLLQQFAPAGSEVFLQSSGFHDAYIRNDTTHYWNSDLVWKVAGFKNLMIRRAEAFGYDHLFLIDSDLILHPDTLLHLIGTGKDIISEVFWTQWQPGTILQPQVWMHDEYNQWEILPGEKPSQAEINQRFHSFLAKLQLPGIYEVGGLGACTLISRRAISSGVSYDMIRNISYWGEDRHFCIRAAALGIPLYVDTHYPALHLYRDSDLAKVAAYVRQTTAESGAGGASVEEAGRETAVGSDSMEDAGREAAKGGAGAAHGGDTLGGGKADSGAGAADGGGEKADDGAGAADGGGDKADGGVGSADGVWTAAEAEVHLRKVLPADSRPEGTAAARRPKLTLTMVVKNESQRFLRQVLQEHRKYIDEAVIIDDGSTDNTADICREVLHGIPLHLVRNDVSRFHNEADLRMQQWEEVVKTNPDWILSLDADEVFEARFATDIELLLQEEACDLFCFRLYDFWDDNHYREDHYWRSHQSYRPFLLRYREEFTYVWNTSPQHCGRLPENIFELPHQLSNLRLKHLGWSRPEYRLDKYLRYMLLDPDGQYGWKEQYQSILDQQPKLIPWVE
- a CDS encoding peptidylprolyl isomerase: MKRAAITLEKGQVIGLELYEQDAPGTVANFEKLANSGFYNGLTFQRVVRGFVAQGGCPDGTGRGGTEKIPCETHNNPHKHVRGALSMAHFGPNTGSCQFFICYDAFDYLDPWHTVFGGVTDGMEHVDMLRRGDVIREIRVWESA
- a CDS encoding ABC transporter substrate-binding protein, whose amino-acid sequence is MKRGLSGIAVLMLLTFLISACSGGNNAASNNTSETLAATEAAASTEPKDGGSLIIGVASDPQVLNPNYAGDRVSLTIDQALYAPLFQVNKGEKTFYLAESLTPSEDNLTYTLKLKDGLTWHDGEKLTADDVVFTIDSILDEKQNSFLRANFLINDQPITATKVDDLTVEFKLPQVSPAFEATLVQVSPIPKHVFENEADIEKSTKNAAPVGSGPFKFKEYKAGEYLTLERFDNYFGGKPHLDSVTYRIAKDANAANLALQNGEINVQYLDPKDVATIQATNNFEILPYSEGRLAYLMFNSNSDTGALAKKEVRQALSLALNRDELIQTAYTSSEYADPAHSFLTPDALYFTNDVTTFDNDTAKAKELLAAAGESSLKLRYIVQSGNKAQEAISLYVQQKLKEIGVEVELQNMDSSAWVQKFIDLTATDYELALTGYIMGYDPDAYRILFTTGASSNYSHYSNAEVDKLLNEGAGEADTTKRGEIYKQVQETIAADAPIYPIAYTKTVVAVSKNYGGIDEAVLKPVVIFEDLSKIYQK
- a CDS encoding ABC transporter permease, whose amino-acid sequence is MRQLIVRRLAQTIPMLFFVSVVCFAMIKLAPGDPVLSFVTPNMHADDIERIRHNLGLDKPAYIQYFIWLGELVQGNFGYSLVNHQPVLDQILERLPATAGLMGSAIALAVLLAVPLGLIAGANRNRWVDKLVNLIAYIGISVPLFWLAILLMYLFAIKLHLLPSMGMRTIGVESAVDVLKHGILPCTVLAFGFLATYVRYIRSSTIGQLKEEYVQIQYAFGSKKSTILFRHVLKHVLLPVITLLGMSMGDLVAGAIVTETVFSWPGIGSLGMTAVRGMDYPVIMGITLFSSLMLIIGNMAADILYSFVDPRIKLKG
- a CDS encoding ABC transporter permease, whose protein sequence is MNRSKWKNLQSELFTNGLGVAALVILVVFTLGAIFAFLSGYDPNAMDAMNRLTPPGSTHWFGTDDYGRDYLARALYGGRVSLLVGFASMIVATVIGVAVGVISGYFGGWLDNLLMRMLDIIMSIPSFLILLLLSVFLKPSVGNIIIIIALLMWMSVARVIRAETLTIKEREYVLYAKASGQSASGIIWRHILPGLIPVTIVGATNNIASAIMMESSLSFLGFGVQPPNATWGSMLNSAQGYIAQAPYLALFPGLMILLTVLSFNVLGDILRVGFEPKLIRR
- a CDS encoding ABC transporter ATP-binding protein; protein product: MSERLLSVEDLQVSFSTRDGENQAVRGVSFHINAGETVGIVGESGSGKSVTAKAIMSLITPPGRITSGRIQFQGKELTGLSEKEWRKLRGNRIAMVFQDPMTSLNPVKKIGQQLTEVIRRHRGLNKADANKEAAEMLRQVGIRDPEQRLNQYPHEFSGGMRQRVMIAMALSCQPELLIADEPTTALDATIQAQILDLFKELKGKSDTAVALITHDLGVVAQVCTRVVVMYGGLVMEEGTVEDIFYRPQHPYTQGLLRSIPKRGGGSRERLIPIEGTPPDLLNPPPGCPFMERCPHAFERCSQRPPVTGLSPGHRSMCWLAAGVQPAAPAVEGGVTR
- a CDS encoding ATP-binding cassette domain-containing protein, with the translated sequence MSESKILVDVNNLKKHFSKGKDLRGRDTSVLKAVDGVSFQIRRGETFGLVGESGSGKSTVGRCLLRLYDYTSGEVSFDGQPLGRLGEKQLKPFRRRIQSIFQDPYSSLNPSLNVLDLISEPMKIHGVYQGDERKEAVAALLEKVGLKREHLYRYPHEFSGGQRQRISIARALSVRPEFVVCDEPISALDVSVQAQVVNMLEDLQAEFGLTYLFIAHDLSMVRHISDRIGVMYGGRLVEVAESDELYDNPLHPYTKALLSSILETDPLKATERIHLDGFSVSRGEGEAAPLQEVSPGHFVAYDFKE